From a single Lolium rigidum isolate FL_2022 chromosome 7, APGP_CSIRO_Lrig_0.1, whole genome shotgun sequence genomic region:
- the LOC124670569 gene encoding uncharacterized protein LOC124670569, whose product MRRQKRWSRAAVVACLAVLLTAACAESSCQPGRRLLAASWEEAAATGVRSSESGDADDGPRRSAFDMVVEGLVSIGLGRRWRAGGDPLVDQDKRRVPTGPNPLHNR is encoded by the coding sequence ATGAGGAGGCAGAAGCGGTGGTCTCGCGCGGCCGTCGTCGCGTGCCTAGCGGTGCTCCTCACCGCCGCGTGCGCCGAGTCGTCGTGCCAACCGGGCAGGCGGCTGCTGGCGGCGTCGTgggaggaagcggcggcgacaggcgTGCGCTCGAGCGAGAGCGGCGACGCTGACGACGGCCCGCGGAGGAGCGCGTTCGACATGGTGGTGGAGGGGCTCGTCAGCATCGGGCTCGGCCGGCGGTGGCGCGCCGGCGGCGACCCGCTCGTCGACCAAGACAAGCGGCGCGTGCCCACGGGGCCCAACCCGCTGCACAACAGATGA